The sequence below is a genomic window from Anaerolineales bacterium.
GAAATAGCCAGTGAGTTTTTGAGATGATCCTCCCAGCCGGTGAACCTATGGTTCAGGTCAAGCACCTGACGACCGTCTTTCCAGATGGGAATAGCGGTTTGCACGCCCTGGATGATATCTCGTTTTCTGTGTATGCAGAGCAATTTGTCTGTGTACTTGGACCTTCCGGGTCGGGTAAGACAACCTTGCTGCGTAACCTGGCCGGGTTGTTGCCTCCAACAAGAGGCGAGGTGATTTTTGGAAATTCATCACCGATGGCTCCACAGCATGGCGTAGGCATGGTATTTCAAAAAGCTAACCTGATGCCGTGGAGAACAGTGATGGATAACATCCTGCTGCCCCTTGAAATCCAGCACGTACCCCACCACGCGGCCCTTGACAAAGCCCAGGCGCTGGTTGAGCTGGTGGGATTGGTGGGATTCGAAAATTCACTACCCCGCGACCTCTCAGGGGGGATGGCTCAACGGGTAGCTATCGCCAGGGCGCTGATCCACGAACCGGATATCCTACTCCTTGACGAGCCCTTCGGATCGCTCGATGCCCTCACCCGCGAGCGCATGGGCAATGAGCTTACCCGCATCTGGCAGGCCAGGCGAAAAACAGTGGTTATGGTAACCCACTCGATCAGTGAATCGCTCTTCCTGGCCGACCGGGTCCTGGTGCTCAGCCCCCGCCCAGGGCATTTACGCCTGGATCTGACCGTCGACCTTCCGCGACCCCGTGAAGAGGATATTCGCTACTCAACGCGCTTTTCAGAATTAGCCAGGCAGGTCCGCTCAGCGATCGAATAATTACGGGTCAGCTCTCAATATCGTTGACCCCATATTTGGTCAGGAAATCATCCATGGCTTCACGCAACAGGTCAGCTTCATTCACCCCGCGTTCCTCTGCCAGCTTGGAAAGCCGCTCAAGCTGGGTCTGGGTGTAATGGGTGGTTTTGGGAACCATGCGTTCCTCGTACGCCAATTTTACCTGCCTGCGCCCGCTCGATTTGGCCCGGTACAAGGCATGGTCAGCCTTACGCAAGAGCTCGTTCTCAGTCCTGCCATCCATCGGGAAGGCAGCCACACCTGCGCTGATGGAAATCCCCTGCAAGGTCCGCCCGTCACTGGACATGACTGTGCTCTGGCTCAGCTCATGCCTGATTCTTTCCATTTTAAGGAAAGCTTGCTCTCGTTCTTCGCCTGGAAAGACGATGACAAATTCGTCTCCCCCGTAGCGACCAACCAGGGCTTGCTCACCTGCGTGTGCCTGGATGGTCTTGGCTACCTCCACCAATAGATTGTCGCCGGTGACGTGCCCGTAGGTTTCATTGATCTTGTTAAAGATATCCACATCCAGCAAAGCCAGTGCAAGAGGTCTCTCTTGGGTGTTAGATTTAGCTTTTCCCAGTGCTTCGCTGAACTTATCTAAAAAACCTTTCCGGCTTAATAGACCCGTCAGTTCATCAATTTGTGATGTATCAGGTTTTATCATCAGATCCTCCGTTGTAATATTATTTCTATATAATATATTTATATATTATCATTATATATGACAAATGTCAATGATCATCGATCGGGCAGTATTCGAGTTCGCTGCTAGACACCCAGGCTGTTTCAATGCTGAGGCGCTATTCCCCCACACTGGATGACATGGTAAGATTAATCAGTTATTTTCGAGAGGTCAACTTATGCGTAAATGGGTCATACTCCTTCTTGCCATTATTTCGTTGCTCGCACCGATATCGGTACGCGCTCAGAACCCCATCTCCTTTAGCTCAATGTTCATTGAAATCTGGCCGGAATATGACAAACCCAGCGTCTTGGTTATCTACCAGATAACCCTGGCTTCATCCACTTCTTTTCCAGCCACCCTCTCCATCCGCATTCCAACCACAGCTGGTGCCCCTAACGCAGTCGCCGAGCGCCAGGCAGATGGCTCACTCTATTCAATCAATTACACACGCCAGTTGGAAGAAGAGTGGTCGAGCATCAACTTCACCACCACTGCTTCCGCAATCCAGATCGAATTTTATGACCCCAGCCTGGAGATCAATGGCACCTCGCGTCATTTTATATATACCTGGCCGGGCGGGTATGCCATCAACCAGCTAACCATGCAAGTGCAACAGCCTTCCGGAGCGACCGAGATGCTGATATCACCCAATCTCGGCGCTGGAGCTAACGGTAGTGATGGCCTGACCTATTACACTCAAGATATTGGCTCGATCACAGCAGACCAGAGCATTCAAATCACGATAGATTATCAGAAAGCCACCGATTCATTAAGTGCCCAGAATTTACCCGTGGCACCGAGTGGCCCAATCCCGCAAAGCTCGATTTCCGATATCAACATCTCCTACGCATTACCTTGGTTACTCGCCATCCTTGGAGCAGGCCTGATCGTCGGAGGCATCGTCTGGTTTTGGCGCTCGGGCAAGCAAAAGCCGGCGCGAAAAATCCGCCGGCGTCGCTCAAGCGTAGACCAATCAGCTGCGCAGACTGACCAAAAAGCGGATGAGGAATCAATATATTGTTCTCAATGCGGCAAGCGAGCCGCACCTGGAGACCAATTCTGCCGTTCATGTGGCAGTGCTATTCGCAGGCGATGACTTTTTGAATCTGCTAAGTTGGATACTCAGGGATATTTCATTTACTTGATATCTGACTCATTCTCACCCTACTATTGGTGTTATCTCACCTTGTATTAATGTAATCATGTAAAATTTCATAAGCATCATTTCTCTTTGCCTATCAATCATAGGAGATTATTTAATGGAACAAGCTATCGAAGAGCGCCCGAAGGCTGGCGGCCGGGCAAAATTTATCATCGGTGGTCTGCTGATCCTGGCGGCGATCATCTATCTGGTGATATCTTCTACCAAGGCGAATGCACAATACTTCTTCACCATCGATGAATTACTAGCGCGCGGCCAATCGATGGCAGGCAAAGATGTACGCATCTCAGGTGCCGTCATCGGCGATTCCATCCAGTACGACCCCCAGGACTTGTCCCTGCATTTCACCATTGCTAACGTTCCGGCTGATAACAAACAGATCGAAGCCGAAGGCGGACTGGCAGCCGTTCTGCATGCTGCTGTGACCGACCCAGCCCGCACGCGCATGGAGGTGGTTTATTCAGGTCCAAAACCCGACTTGCTGAGAGATGAAGCTCAAGCGATTATCACCGGGCATATTGATGGTGATAATGTTTTCTATGCCGATGAGCTATTGCTGAAATGCCCGACCAAGTATGAAGAAGCTGTACCTAGCCAGGCAGCACCCTAAAGCCGGGAGAGTGGCATGGTTGCTAACCTTGGTTATGGCACACTGATCATTACATTTTTGATATCACTATATGGCGTGGGGGCAGCCTTTTATGGCGCCCGGGCGAAAAAACCAGCCTGGGTGGATAGCGCTCGCAATGCCATGCTGCTCACGTTCCCTCTGCTCACCCTTTCGGCGTTATGCATTATCTTTCTGTTGATAACTGGCCATTATGAGGTCCAATATGTGACTGAAGTTGCCAGCAACAGCATGCCAATCTATTTACGCATCACCGCTTTATGGGGTGGGCAAGCCGGCTCGCTGATATTTTGGTCGTGGTTGATGTCTGCTTTTGCATCAGCAGTCATGCTGCGTAAGTGGGACCGCGATCGCGAGTTCCTTCCCTGGGTGATCGTGATCTCCTTGATCACACTGGCGTTTTTCCTGCTCTTAAGTATCTTTATCGAGAATCCATTCGTGCGATTTTGGCAAACCCCCACGGGTAACATCACGACTGCCATGTTCCAGCCAGCGGGTACCACCCCATTCATTCCACAGGACGGGAATGGTCTCAACCCGCTCCTACGCCATCCGGGGATGATCATCCATCCCCCCATGCTCTACCTGGGTTTCGTGGCCTTCGTGATTCCCTATGCTTTTGCCATGGCTGCCCTGATCACCGGCCGGACGGATGACCGCTGGATCCGCATCACCCGCCGCTGGACAATCGTTGCCTGGCTGTTCCTCTCGTTAGGGCTCGTACTCGGAATGCGCTGGGCTTACGACGTTCTTGGTTGGGGCGGTTATTGGGGCTGGGACCCAGTGGAAAACTCAGCCTTCATGCCGTGGCTGATCGGGACAGCCTTCCTGCACTCCGTCATCGTTCAGGAAAAACGTGGCATGCTTAAGCAATGGAACATGGTGCTCATCATCCTCACCTATGACCTGGTAATCTTCGGCACCTTCCTAACCCGCTCAGGGGTGCTCTCTTCGGTGCATGCCTTTGCTCAGAGCGCCATCGGGCCCTTGTTCTTTGCATTCATCGGGGTGACCTTGATCACCTCCCTCTTGTTGCTTAGCCGGCGCTGGAACGACTTGAGGTCTGAAGGAGAGTTGGGTTCACTATTCTCACGCGAAGCCTTATTCCTGCTCAATAACCTGCTGTTTATAGGCTTTTTCATGGTTGTTTTTTGGGGGGTGATCTTTCCTGTCCTGTCGGAAGCCCTGGGCATTGTCGGGCAGGGCATCCCTGCATTGGCTGGTGTTTTCACCGGCCAAAAGGTGACCGTCGGCCCGCAGTGGTATGAAGGCATCGTTTGGCTGCCGGTGGCTGGCTTGATGCTCTTGATGGGGATCGCTCCGTTATCTACCTGGCAGTATTCAACGGCAAAGACCATCGGCAGGTCAATCTGGAAACCCACCCTCGCTTCGTTGCTGGTATTCATCCCCTTGCTTTTAGTCGGTTATCGCTCCGTTCCCGCCTTCCTGGGTTTTTGGCTAATTTCGTTTGTTATATGTGTCACCGTCTATGAGTTTTGGAGATCTGCCTGGGCTCGCCACAACGCCAGGGATGAAAACTTACTCCAAGCATTTTGGACCATGATTGGCAAGAGTCGAAGAAAGTACGGGGGATATGTCATCCACCTGGGGATGGTGTTGATGGCGATCGGTATCCTGGGGATTGAGCTTTTCCAAACGGAAACCCAGGCAACCGTTCCCCAGGGAGGGCAGATCAGCCTTGGGCAGTACATCGTCCAGTTTGACTCCTTATCCATTTTTGACACAGCAGAAGGGCGTAATGTGGCGCGTGCTGTGGTGAGCGTCTACAAGGACGGAAAATACATCGGTGAGCTCCACCCACGCCGTGATTACTATTATGAATCACAACAGTCGATGACCATTGCAGCTGTGCGGAGCACGCCTGAAGACGACCTGTACGTGTTGTTAGTGGACTGGCAGCCCCTATCCACTTCGGCAGCTACATTCAAAATTTACCACAACCCCTTGGTTTGGTGGTTATGGTTCGGAGCAATTGTATTCATTATCGGATCGATTGTTGCCACCTGGCCATCCAAGGAGCCGGAGGTGGTGATAGAGACCCACGCAGTTC
It includes:
- a CDS encoding cytochrome C biogenesis protein, which encodes MVANLGYGTLIITFLISLYGVGAAFYGARAKKPAWVDSARNAMLLTFPLLTLSALCIIFLLITGHYEVQYVTEVASNSMPIYLRITALWGGQAGSLIFWSWLMSAFASAVMLRKWDRDREFLPWVIVISLITLAFFLLLSIFIENPFVRFWQTPTGNITTAMFQPAGTTPFIPQDGNGLNPLLRHPGMIIHPPMLYLGFVAFVIPYAFAMAALITGRTDDRWIRITRRWTIVAWLFLSLGLVLGMRWAYDVLGWGGYWGWDPVENSAFMPWLIGTAFLHSVIVQEKRGMLKQWNMVLIILTYDLVIFGTFLTRSGVLSSVHAFAQSAIGPLFFAFIGVTLITSLLLLSRRWNDLRSEGELGSLFSREALFLLNNLLFIGFFMVVFWGVIFPVLSEALGIVGQGIPALAGVFTGQKVTVGPQWYEGIVWLPVAGLMLLMGIAPLSTWQYSTAKTIGRSIWKPTLASLLVFIPLLLVGYRSVPAFLGFWLISFVICVTVYEFWRSAWARHNARDENLLQAFWTMIGKSRRKYGGYVIHLGMVLMAIGILGIELFQTETQATVPQGGQISLGQYIVQFDSLSIFDTAEGRNVARAVVSVYKDGKYIGELHPRRDYYYESQQSMTIAAVRSTPEDDLYVLLVDWQPLSTSAATFKIYHNPLVWWLWFGAIVFIIGSIVATWPSKEPEVVIETHAVPETIKA
- a CDS encoding ABC transporter, with the protein product MILPAGEPMVQVKHLTTVFPDGNSGLHALDDISFSVYAEQFVCVLGPSGSGKTTLLRNLAGLLPPTRGEVIFGNSSPMAPQHGVGMVFQKANLMPWRTVMDNILLPLEIQHVPHHAALDKAQALVELVGLVGFENSLPRDLSGGMAQRVAIARALIHEPDILLLDEPFGSLDALTRERMGNELTRIWQARRKTVVMVTHSISESLFLADRVLVLSPRPGHLRLDLTVDLPRPREEDIRYSTRFSELARQVRSAIE
- a CDS encoding GGDEF domain-containing protein, with the protein product MIKPDTSQIDELTGLLSRKGFLDKFSEALGKAKSNTQERPLALALLDVDIFNKINETYGHVTGDNLLVEVAKTIQAHAGEQALVGRYGGDEFVIVFPGEEREQAFLKMERIRHELSQSTVMSSDGRTLQGISISAGVAAFPMDGRTENELLRKADHALYRAKSSGRRQVKLAYEERMVPKTTHYTQTQLERLSKLAEERGVNEADLLREAMDDFLTKYGVNDIES